From one Coffea eugenioides isolate CCC68of chromosome 11, Ceug_1.0, whole genome shotgun sequence genomic stretch:
- the LOC113751072 gene encoding trihelix transcription factor GT-4 produces MYVSEQPPRAIDFYKEEDNPETATGDMIIEVSTANNHLPPPQHRQVLGVGGGGDTTSSGGEDNTNTTHPLSSSSDLKAPKKRAETWVQEETRALISLRREIDSLFNTSKSNKHLWDQISLKMREKGFDRSPTMCTDKWRNLLKEFKKVKQNGDRNGSAKMSYYKEIEEILRERSKNSSSYKSPPPTSSNKVDSFMQFSDKGIDDTSITFETVEGDGRQPLNLERRLDHDGHPLAITATEAVAASEVSPWNWRENPGNGHQNASYEGRVISVKWGDYTKRIGIDGTPDGIKEAIKATFRLRTKRAFWLEDDNNIVRTLDRDMPLGNYTLHVDEGLTIKFCLYEEADDLPVHTEDKTFYSEDDFRDFLSRRGWTCLREYDGYRNIDSLDDLCPGAVYRGVNLG; encoded by the exons ATGTACGTGTCTGAGCAGCCCCCTCGAGCCATCGACTTCTACAAAGAAGAAGATAATCCCGAAACAGCCACCGGAGATATGATCATCGAGGTCTCCACAGCCAACAACCACCTCCCTCCGCCCCAGCACCGCCAAGTCTTGGGCGTCGGAGGAGGGGGTGACACCACCAGCAGCGGTGGCGAAGACAACACCAATACAACTCACCCattatcttcttcttctgaCTTAAAAGCCCCTAAAAAACGAGCTGAGACGTgggttcaagaagaaactcgaGCCCTTATTAGCTTAAGGAGAGAAATTGATTCCTTATTTAATACTTCGAAATCTAACAAGCATTTGTGGGACCAGATTTCTCTGAAGATGAGGGAAAAAGGGTTTGATAGATCTCCAACTATGTGTACTGATAAGTGGAGGAATTTGCTCAAGGAGTTTAAGAAGGTGAAACAGAATGGGGACAGAAATGGGTCCGCGAAGATGTCGTACTACAAGGAAATTGAGGAGATTCTGAGGGAAAGAAGCAAGAACAGTAGCAGTTACAAGAGCCCTCCTCCTACTTCTTCCAATAAAGTTGATTCCTTTATGCAGTTTTCTGATAAGG GTATTGATGACACCAGTATTACATTTGAAACAGTCGAAG GTGATGGTAGGCAGCCCCTTAACTTGGAAAGGCGGTTGGATCATGATGGGCATCCTCTGGCCATCACTGCAACAGAAGCAGTTGCAGCTAGTGAAGTTTCCCCCTGGAACTGGAGAGAGAATCCTGGAAATG GTCATCAGAATGCATCATATGAAGGGAGGGTCATATCTGTCAAGTGGGGGGATTACACAAAAAGAATTGGTATAGACGGCACTCCTGATGGCATCAAGGAAGCTATCAAGGCCACTTTCAGGTTAAGGACGAAGCGTGCATTTTGGCTGGAGGATGATAATAACATTGTCCGAACTCTTGATAGGGATATGCCCTTGGGGAACTATACCCTCCATGTTGATGAAG GTCTGACAATTAAATTCTGTCTGTACGAGGAAGCAGATGACTTGCCAGTGCACACTGAGGATAAAACGTTTTACAGTGAGGATGACTTTCGTGATTTTTTGTCTCGTCGAGGATGGACGTGTCTGAGAGAGTACGATGGTTACCGAAACATCGATAGCCTGGATGATCTGTGTCCTGGTGCAGTGTATCGCGGTGTAAATTTAGGGTAG
- the LOC113753782 gene encoding F-box protein SKIP14, with product MALNYSHRPIFPAHIAEDNLVSPLRIVNGYLVEGVPERSYEGFARPQHGRREIEEFIDRARDGIDGCNSRESGSEDIVDLLPSDPFGMDISTTFTAITGWLEDLEVDYRGCGTKNNNIGVGNEDYGLFAGFSILWKSAMRLQSIPGNAQTNWNMKTAGKIDQYSEARDVGHASAQSSCEPANLEGNIKNVGAITCSLEIEEESEDSVWSSVYDDGSPHEALYYALGYLGVKDLLLAERVCRSLCHTVRNDPLLWRSIHIEQPLNEKITDDVLFELTSRAQGNLECLTLVECPRITDGGLRRVLESNPRLNKLCVPGCTRLSIEGIVNILKSFNPHNGSLGIKYLRIGGLYGVTHEHVEDLKILLGVDKKVQENICKPHFYLRGKFYVLCDDDRALDVEVCPICQKLRLVYDCPSEGCQVKDQNAQLCRACALCIPRCAQCGRCINDGEYEETFCLDNVCSDCFQNLSKDHDKQDRKLGSNTS from the exons ATGGCCTTGAATTATTCTCATCGGCCCATCTTCCCTGCTCATATAGCAGAGGATAATTTGGTTTCTCCGTTGAGGATTGTTAATGGGTATCTTGTTGAGGGTGTTCCTGAGAGGAGTTACGAAGGTTTTGCTAGGCCACAGCATGGAAGACGTGAAATTGAGGAGTTCATTGATCGGGCGAGGGATGGAATTGATGGTTGTAACTCACGGGAATCAGGTTCTGAGGATATTGTCGATCTTCTGCCTTCTGATCCATTTGGAATGGACATCAGCACCACTTTCACGGCCATCACTGGTTGGCTTGAGGATCTTGAGGTGGATTATAGAGGTTGTGGGACGAAGAACAATAATATTGGTGTGGGCAACGAGGATTACGGGTTATTTGCAGGTTTTAGTATTTTATGGAAAAGTGCAATGAGGCTGCAGTCGATTCCTGGCAATGCTCAGACTAATTGGAATATGAAAACGGCTGGCAAGATAGATCAGTATTCTGAGGCGAGAGATGTGGGGCATGCATCAGCCCAATCCAGTTGTGAGCCTGCCAACCTCGAGGGGAACATAAAAAATGTGGGTGCCATTACATGTTCTCTTGAAATTGAGGAGGAATCTGAGGATTCTGTGTGGAGTTCTGTTTATGATGATGGATCTCCTCATGAAGCATTGTACTATGCTCTTGGTTATTTGGGAGTTAAAGATCTGCTATTAGCGGAAAGGGTTTGTAGGTCCCTTTGTCATACAGTTCGAAATGATCCCCTATTGTGGAGGAGTATCCACATTGAGCAGCCCTTGAATGAGAAGATAACTGATGATGTTCTTTTCGAATTGACTAGCAGGGCACAAGGTAACTTGGAATGCCTGACTTTGGTGGAGTGTCCAAGGATCACTGATGGTGGTCTAAGGCGAGTGCTTGAATCTAATCCACGGTTGAATAAG TTATGTGTTCCTGGGTGTACACGATTGAGCATTGAGGGGATTGTTAATATTTTGAAATCCTTCAACCCTCACAATGGTTCCCTGGGTATAAAGTACCTGCGGATTGGTGGGCTTTATGGTGTAACGCATGAACATGTTGAAGATCTGAAGATCCTGTTGGGTGTGGATAAAAAAgtacaagaaaatatttgcAAGCCACATTTTTACTTGAGGGGAAAATTTTATGTCTTGTGCGATGATGATCGTGCGCTTGATGTTGAAGTATGTCCTATATGCCAAAAGTTGAGGCTGGTCTATGATTGCCCATCTGAGGGTTGTCAGGTGAAAGATCAAAATGCTCAATTATGCAGGGCATGTGCGCTTTGTATTCCTCGCTGTGCTCAGTGTGGTAGGTGTATCAATGATGGTGAATATGAAGAGACATTTTGTCTGGACAATGTTTGTTCAGAttgttttcaaaatctatcCAAGGACCATGACAAGCAAGATAGAAAGCTTGGTTCCAACACAAGTTGA
- the LOC113751028 gene encoding uncharacterized protein LOC113751028: protein MGGYSRWIKPEVYPLLAPVAAVVGLCTMQLVRNICTNPEVRVTKENRAAGVLNNFEEGEYYAQHRLRQFLRGRRPEVMPSVNKFFSDPN from the exons ATGGGTGGTTATTCCAGATGGATTAAGCCTGAG GTATATCCACTCCTGGCACCAGTTGCCGCAGTTGTAGGCCTATGCACCATGCAACTTGTGAGGAACATCTGTACTAATCCTGAAGTCAG GGTTACTAAAGAGAATAGAGCTGCAGGGGTGCTTAACAACTTCGAAGAGGGTGAGTATTATGCACAACATCGTCTTAGACAGTTCCTTCGAGGCAGGCGCCCTGAGGTGATGCCAAGTGTTAACAAGTTCTTCTCAGACCCGAACTGA
- the LOC113753446 gene encoding mitotic spindle checkpoint protein MAD2, with protein sequence MAARIATKDIITLRGSAAIVSEFFGYAANSILYNRGVYPEESFGKVKKYGLPMLLTQDEGVKTFISNLTSQLSEWLEAGKLQRVVLVIMSKASGEVLERWNFSIETDSEVVEKGVSREKSDKEIMREIQAIMRQIASSITYLPCLDEPCVFDVLAYTDKDVAVPFTWIESDAKLIANPQMVKLHSFDTKIHKVDTLVSYKNDEWDEP encoded by the exons ATGGCTGCAAGAATAGCCACCAAAGATATCATCACCCTTCGTGGATCAGCAGCAATAGTCAGCGAATTCTTTG GTTATGCAGCCAACAG CATATTGTACAACCGCGGAGTTTACCCTGAGGAAAGTTTTGGAAAGGTGAAGAAATATGGGCTACCTATGCTGCTTACTCAGGATGAAGGTGTCAAAACCTTCATTTCAAACTTAACTTCTCAGCTTTCAG AATGGCTGGAAGCTGGGAAATTGCAGAGGGTAGTCCTTGTCATCATGAGCAAGGCCAGCGGTGAGGTCCTAGAGAGGTGGAATTTCAGTATTGAGACTGACAGCGAAGTGGTTGAGAAGGG TGTCTCAAGGGAAAAGAGTGATAAGGAGATTATGAGGGAAATCCAAGCTATCATGAGACAGATAGCTTCCAGCATTACTTACTTGCCGTGCCTGGATGAACCCT GTGTGTTTGATGTTTTAGCCTATACTGATAAAGATGTTGCAGTCCCATTTACTTGGATTGAGAGTGATGCTAAGCTGATTGCGAATCCACAGATGGTTAAGTTACATTCCTTTGACACAAAG ATACACAAGGTTGACACTTTGGTCTCTTACAAGAACGACGAGTGGGACGAGCCATAA